From Streptomonospora salina, the proteins below share one genomic window:
- a CDS encoding helix-turn-helix domain-containing protein: MRQHLDVEALYAALDSERRTRELSWRQLAKEMQVSPSLLSRLSNGLRPDVDSFATLVRWLGVPAEQFLVNESEEPVNRPEPELVTQIGPLLRARRDLTPDDVSYIEEIVQATVRRVRAPRRDQER, translated from the coding sequence ATGCGCCAGCATCTCGACGTCGAAGCGCTATACGCCGCACTGGATTCCGAACGCCGCACCAGGGAGCTCTCCTGGCGCCAGTTGGCCAAGGAGATGCAGGTCAGCCCCTCTCTACTCTCTCGCCTTAGTAACGGCTTGCGCCCAGACGTCGACTCCTTCGCCACCTTGGTGCGTTGGCTTGGGGTGCCCGCTGAGCAGTTCCTGGTCAATGAGTCTGAGGAGCCGGTGAACCGTCCCGAGCCGGAACTCGTCACACAGATTGGCCCCCTCTTGCGGGCGCGTCGCGACCTGACGCCCGACGACGTGTCCTACATCGAGGAGATCGTCCAGGCGACGGTGCGTCGTGTCCGCGCACCTCGGCGCGACCAGGAGCGGTGA
- a CDS encoding ImmA/IrrE family metallo-endopeptidase, whose translation MAASKFTKAYAKRIAEEERAELGYDLFQPLDPYLLAEHHGIHVFTLTDLASEGGVIQEAHAYFTNTRPAAFSGALLPIGTGHAIVVNSAHPAVRLRSTVAHELAHVLLEHEFTTTLHLSGRCRQSDSAQEDQAAELSGELLIPRDAAVRSALKQHDNDWVASTFEVSIEFARWRMNATGARTVAARARAKAAR comes from the coding sequence GTGGCGGCATCGAAGTTCACTAAGGCCTACGCTAAGAGGATCGCCGAAGAGGAGCGCGCGGAACTGGGATATGACCTTTTCCAGCCACTCGATCCCTACCTATTGGCCGAACACCACGGCATTCACGTCTTTACCCTCACCGATCTCGCCTCCGAAGGCGGGGTGATCCAAGAGGCGCATGCGTACTTCACCAACACCCGACCTGCGGCCTTTTCCGGGGCCCTGTTGCCCATCGGCACTGGTCACGCAATTGTGGTTAACTCGGCGCACCCAGCGGTACGTCTGCGTTCCACTGTGGCCCACGAACTGGCGCATGTCCTCCTCGAGCATGAGTTCACGACGACCCTTCACCTCTCGGGCCGGTGTCGGCAGAGTGATTCCGCTCAAGAAGATCAGGCCGCAGAACTTAGCGGCGAACTTCTCATTCCCCGCGACGCCGCGGTCCGCTCCGCCCTCAAACAGCATGACAACGATTGGGTCGCCTCCACATTCGAGGTGAGCATTGAGTTCGCACGCTGGCGGATGAATGCGACCGGGGCCCGCACGGTCGCCGCTCGCGCCCGAGCCAAGGCCGCGCGCTAA